A genomic region of Salvelinus alpinus chromosome 12, SLU_Salpinus.1, whole genome shotgun sequence contains the following coding sequences:
- the LOC139535873 gene encoding E3 ubiquitin-protein ligase DTX3L-like isoform X1, which produces MAENDVDMVEVGDNNVKKTDVEVLGWRQRRLMDLYLTDDESDKGLDTPPQGTDLYRSKEEMSLDPPAGGAAGSNKDRQSQRDQHSPINSQRTQDVDLNQAKVEERKQPSASPDEATVYVTVKWPRKDLPPKWKSTLEKTLQSWLNKDFGDKTTDCTLKGLYYNGSWAEVKISPSTDLKVLLNRRATQMTFKDEAKTTATVQFHKTAPSTPWNQSDCKPSSIDGSPPTSHTPQDVKLPVTVHTIIDLSGIPHEAQVSLQTRFSQYRTYHSLTFTGNFEEGEKFYREVHKVIKEAEAGPAGDWNGLAVTASMTHKGMNTHEAPGQKEMRFPVPLTLFGYMNQAYQKEMEDIEKRNGVKINADVKVSIKEDSAKTGRDFLLPEAYQELIDLFQKCAGDFDSISAHLPHMNLEDLQNTLKNIQNEESRLVLNVSANSCNVFGPKQSMVAVGKAFGVGHSSTVKTFGMDHSSTDEAFGSGRRSTEIPQKIVLDIKDPLVSSGLSMDPAHWELIKKIFDEKIKAIQNKFGVVFMNNPSQGKVRVTTRPIKSQHTASLECHAIRALMHLYQKVATSTMSCYLLDTTQAGTVGDMLEKIRSRHQCVGAGENYGPWRLIGLPEHLGPAVKELEEKLGGHVFKEEDKQRIVYPEDFNTGAAEVGAAGEATCPICMDIFTNKEKLSCTHEFCKECLRRSVETMGPSCPVCKDVYGKVEGDQPDGTMKHTISYTNLPGFTQCDTIVINYDIPDGKQTKKHPNPGKHFYGTKRMAYLPNNMEGNEVLKLLKKAFNQRLIFTVGISRTTGAENVVTWNDIHHKTNIEGGAQNFGYPDHDYLRRVKDELKAKGIK; this is translated from the exons ATGGCAGAAAATGACGTTGACATGGTGGAAGTGGGTGATAATAAT gtgaagaagacagatgtggaggtcctgggctggcgacagaggcggcttatg GACCTGTATTTGACAGATGATGAATCTGACAAAGGACTGGATACACCACCCCAG GGCACAGATCTGTATCGGTCAAAGGAGGAGATGAGTCTGGATCCTCCTGCTGGAGGAGCTGCTGGCTCTAATAAagacagacaatcacagagagaTCAGCATTCTCCCATCAACTCCCAAAGGACTCAAGATGTG GATCTGAATCAAGCTAAGGTTGAAGAGAGAAAGCAGCCATCAGCATCTCCAGATGAGGCTACAGTCTACGTCACTGTGAAGTGGCCTAGGAAAGACCTTCCACCAAAATGGAAATCTACACTAGAGAAAACTCTCCAGTCATGGCTCAATAAAGACTTTGGTGATAAGACTACAGATTGTACCTTGAAAGGTCTTTATTACAATGGGTCATGGGCTGAGGTCAAGATAAGTCCCTCAACAG ATCTAAAAGTACTTCTGAATCGGAGGGCAACACAGATGACCTTCAAAGACGAGGCCAAGACAACCGCTACTGTGCAGTTTCACAAAACTGCACCATCTACACCCTGGAACCAATCAGACTGTAAACCTAGCTCAATAGATGGCTCTCCTCCAACATCACACACTCCACAGGAT GTCAAACTCCCAGTGACTGTACATACTATCATTGATCTCAGTGGCATCCCACATGAAGCACAGGTTTCCCTTCAGACCAGGTTCAGTCAGTACCGCACTTATCACTCACTGACCTTTACTGGGAACTTTGAGGAAGGGGAGAAGTTCTACAGAGAGGTGCACAAGGTCATCAAGGAAGCTGAGGCTGGGCCAGCAGGTGATTGGAATGGTTTAGCAGTGACAGCAAGCATGACTCACAAGGGAATGAACACCCATGAAGCCCCTGGGCAAAAGGAAATGAGATTTCCAGTCCCACTGACCCTCTTTGGGTACATGAACCAGGCCTACCAGAAGGAGATGGAGGACATAGAGAAAAGAAATGGAGTCAAAATCAATGCAGATGTGAAGGTGTCCATCAAAGAAGATTCAGCGAAAACAGGTAGAGATTTTCTGCTGCCCGAAGCCTACCAGGAGTTAATTGACCTCTTCCAGAAGTGTGCAGGTGATTTTGACAGCATCTCCGCACATCTGCCACACATGAATCTAGAAGACCTCCAGAATACGCTGAAGAACATCCAGAATGAGGAGTCCAGGCTGGTGCTGAACGTGTCCGCCAACAGTTGCAATGTGTTTGGGCCGAAGCAGAGCATGGTAGCAGTCGGGAAGGCTTTTGGGGTGGGCCACAGCTCCACAGTGAAGACCTTCGGAATGGATCACAGCTCCACAGATGAGGCCTTTGGATCTGGAAGGAGATCTACAGAGATTCCACAGAAGATTGTGCTTGACATCAAAGACCCACTGGTGTCAAGTGGGCTGTCCATGGACCCAGCCCACTGGGAgctgattaaaaaaatatttgatgaaaAAATAAAAGCAATCCAAAATAAATTTGGAGTAGTTTTCATGAATAATCCCTCTCAGGGGAAGGTCAGAGTGACAACCAGACCTATCAAGTCCCAACACACTGCCTCTCTGGAATGCCACGCCATCAGAGCTCTCATGCACCTCTACCAGAAGGTTGCCACGTCAACAATGAGCTGCTACCTGCTAGACACTACCCAGGCAGGGACTGTGGGGGATATGCTGGAGAAGATCCGCTCTCGACACCAATGTGTTGGGGCAGGAGAAAACTACGGTCCCTGGAGGCTGATTGGCCTACCGGAGCATTTAGGCCCTGCTGTCAAAGAGCTTGAAGAGAAGCTGGGTGGGCATGTGTTTAAAGAGGAAGACAAGCAGAGGATTGTGTATCCTGAAGACTTCAACACAGGAGCAGCtgaggtgggagcagctggagaagCGACATGCCCCATAtgcatggatatatttaccaacAAGGAGAAGTTGTCGTGCACCCATGAGTTTTGTAAAGAGTGTCTGAGGCGGTCAGTGGAAACCATGGGCCCCAGCTGTCCTGTGTGTAAGGATGTGTACGGGAAGGTGGAGGGAGACCAGCCTGATGGAACAATGAAACACACTATTTCTTACACCAACCTACCTGGATTCACTCAATGTGACACGATAGTTATCAACTATGATATTCCAGATGGAAAACAGACG AAGAAACATCCCAACCCTGGAAAGCACTTCTATGGGACCAAAAGAATGGCTTATCTACCCAATAACATGGAGGGGAATGAGGTCCTGAAGCTGCTGAAGAAAGCATTTAATCAGAGGCTGATTTTCACAGTTGGGATCTCCAGAACCACTGGGGCAGAGAATGTAGTGACCTGGAATGACATTCACCACAAAACCAACATCGAAGGAGGGGCACAAAA TTTCGGCTATCCTGACCATGACTACCTGAGAAGAGTGAAGGATGAGCTGAAAGCCAAAGGCATCAAATGA
- the LOC139535873 gene encoding E3 ubiquitin-protein ligase DTX3L-like isoform X2 produces the protein MAENDVDMVEVGDNNDLYLTDDESDKGLDTPPQGTDLYRSKEEMSLDPPAGGAAGSNKDRQSQRDQHSPINSQRTQDVDLNQAKVEERKQPSASPDEATVYVTVKWPRKDLPPKWKSTLEKTLQSWLNKDFGDKTTDCTLKGLYYNGSWAEVKISPSTDLKVLLNRRATQMTFKDEAKTTATVQFHKTAPSTPWNQSDCKPSSIDGSPPTSHTPQDVKLPVTVHTIIDLSGIPHEAQVSLQTRFSQYRTYHSLTFTGNFEEGEKFYREVHKVIKEAEAGPAGDWNGLAVTASMTHKGMNTHEAPGQKEMRFPVPLTLFGYMNQAYQKEMEDIEKRNGVKINADVKVSIKEDSAKTGRDFLLPEAYQELIDLFQKCAGDFDSISAHLPHMNLEDLQNTLKNIQNEESRLVLNVSANSCNVFGPKQSMVAVGKAFGVGHSSTVKTFGMDHSSTDEAFGSGRRSTEIPQKIVLDIKDPLVSSGLSMDPAHWELIKKIFDEKIKAIQNKFGVVFMNNPSQGKVRVTTRPIKSQHTASLECHAIRALMHLYQKVATSTMSCYLLDTTQAGTVGDMLEKIRSRHQCVGAGENYGPWRLIGLPEHLGPAVKELEEKLGGHVFKEEDKQRIVYPEDFNTGAAEVGAAGEATCPICMDIFTNKEKLSCTHEFCKECLRRSVETMGPSCPVCKDVYGKVEGDQPDGTMKHTISYTNLPGFTQCDTIVINYDIPDGKQTKKHPNPGKHFYGTKRMAYLPNNMEGNEVLKLLKKAFNQRLIFTVGISRTTGAENVVTWNDIHHKTNIEGGAQNFGYPDHDYLRRVKDELKAKGIK, from the exons ATGGCAGAAAATGACGTTGACATGGTGGAAGTGGGTGATAATAAT GACCTGTATTTGACAGATGATGAATCTGACAAAGGACTGGATACACCACCCCAG GGCACAGATCTGTATCGGTCAAAGGAGGAGATGAGTCTGGATCCTCCTGCTGGAGGAGCTGCTGGCTCTAATAAagacagacaatcacagagagaTCAGCATTCTCCCATCAACTCCCAAAGGACTCAAGATGTG GATCTGAATCAAGCTAAGGTTGAAGAGAGAAAGCAGCCATCAGCATCTCCAGATGAGGCTACAGTCTACGTCACTGTGAAGTGGCCTAGGAAAGACCTTCCACCAAAATGGAAATCTACACTAGAGAAAACTCTCCAGTCATGGCTCAATAAAGACTTTGGTGATAAGACTACAGATTGTACCTTGAAAGGTCTTTATTACAATGGGTCATGGGCTGAGGTCAAGATAAGTCCCTCAACAG ATCTAAAAGTACTTCTGAATCGGAGGGCAACACAGATGACCTTCAAAGACGAGGCCAAGACAACCGCTACTGTGCAGTTTCACAAAACTGCACCATCTACACCCTGGAACCAATCAGACTGTAAACCTAGCTCAATAGATGGCTCTCCTCCAACATCACACACTCCACAGGAT GTCAAACTCCCAGTGACTGTACATACTATCATTGATCTCAGTGGCATCCCACATGAAGCACAGGTTTCCCTTCAGACCAGGTTCAGTCAGTACCGCACTTATCACTCACTGACCTTTACTGGGAACTTTGAGGAAGGGGAGAAGTTCTACAGAGAGGTGCACAAGGTCATCAAGGAAGCTGAGGCTGGGCCAGCAGGTGATTGGAATGGTTTAGCAGTGACAGCAAGCATGACTCACAAGGGAATGAACACCCATGAAGCCCCTGGGCAAAAGGAAATGAGATTTCCAGTCCCACTGACCCTCTTTGGGTACATGAACCAGGCCTACCAGAAGGAGATGGAGGACATAGAGAAAAGAAATGGAGTCAAAATCAATGCAGATGTGAAGGTGTCCATCAAAGAAGATTCAGCGAAAACAGGTAGAGATTTTCTGCTGCCCGAAGCCTACCAGGAGTTAATTGACCTCTTCCAGAAGTGTGCAGGTGATTTTGACAGCATCTCCGCACATCTGCCACACATGAATCTAGAAGACCTCCAGAATACGCTGAAGAACATCCAGAATGAGGAGTCCAGGCTGGTGCTGAACGTGTCCGCCAACAGTTGCAATGTGTTTGGGCCGAAGCAGAGCATGGTAGCAGTCGGGAAGGCTTTTGGGGTGGGCCACAGCTCCACAGTGAAGACCTTCGGAATGGATCACAGCTCCACAGATGAGGCCTTTGGATCTGGAAGGAGATCTACAGAGATTCCACAGAAGATTGTGCTTGACATCAAAGACCCACTGGTGTCAAGTGGGCTGTCCATGGACCCAGCCCACTGGGAgctgattaaaaaaatatttgatgaaaAAATAAAAGCAATCCAAAATAAATTTGGAGTAGTTTTCATGAATAATCCCTCTCAGGGGAAGGTCAGAGTGACAACCAGACCTATCAAGTCCCAACACACTGCCTCTCTGGAATGCCACGCCATCAGAGCTCTCATGCACCTCTACCAGAAGGTTGCCACGTCAACAATGAGCTGCTACCTGCTAGACACTACCCAGGCAGGGACTGTGGGGGATATGCTGGAGAAGATCCGCTCTCGACACCAATGTGTTGGGGCAGGAGAAAACTACGGTCCCTGGAGGCTGATTGGCCTACCGGAGCATTTAGGCCCTGCTGTCAAAGAGCTTGAAGAGAAGCTGGGTGGGCATGTGTTTAAAGAGGAAGACAAGCAGAGGATTGTGTATCCTGAAGACTTCAACACAGGAGCAGCtgaggtgggagcagctggagaagCGACATGCCCCATAtgcatggatatatttaccaacAAGGAGAAGTTGTCGTGCACCCATGAGTTTTGTAAAGAGTGTCTGAGGCGGTCAGTGGAAACCATGGGCCCCAGCTGTCCTGTGTGTAAGGATGTGTACGGGAAGGTGGAGGGAGACCAGCCTGATGGAACAATGAAACACACTATTTCTTACACCAACCTACCTGGATTCACTCAATGTGACACGATAGTTATCAACTATGATATTCCAGATGGAAAACAGACG AAGAAACATCCCAACCCTGGAAAGCACTTCTATGGGACCAAAAGAATGGCTTATCTACCCAATAACATGGAGGGGAATGAGGTCCTGAAGCTGCTGAAGAAAGCATTTAATCAGAGGCTGATTTTCACAGTTGGGATCTCCAGAACCACTGGGGCAGAGAATGTAGTGACCTGGAATGACATTCACCACAAAACCAACATCGAAGGAGGGGCACAAAA TTTCGGCTATCCTGACCATGACTACCTGAGAAGAGTGAAGGATGAGCTGAAAGCCAAAGGCATCAAATGA
- the LOC139535873 gene encoding E3 ubiquitin-protein ligase DTX3L-like isoform X3, with the protein MDLYLTDDESDKGLDTPPQGTDLYRSKEEMSLDPPAGGAAGSNKDRQSQRDQHSPINSQRTQDVDLNQAKVEERKQPSASPDEATVYVTVKWPRKDLPPKWKSTLEKTLQSWLNKDFGDKTTDCTLKGLYYNGSWAEVKISPSTDLKVLLNRRATQMTFKDEAKTTATVQFHKTAPSTPWNQSDCKPSSIDGSPPTSHTPQDVKLPVTVHTIIDLSGIPHEAQVSLQTRFSQYRTYHSLTFTGNFEEGEKFYREVHKVIKEAEAGPAGDWNGLAVTASMTHKGMNTHEAPGQKEMRFPVPLTLFGYMNQAYQKEMEDIEKRNGVKINADVKVSIKEDSAKTGRDFLLPEAYQELIDLFQKCAGDFDSISAHLPHMNLEDLQNTLKNIQNEESRLVLNVSANSCNVFGPKQSMVAVGKAFGVGHSSTVKTFGMDHSSTDEAFGSGRRSTEIPQKIVLDIKDPLVSSGLSMDPAHWELIKKIFDEKIKAIQNKFGVVFMNNPSQGKVRVTTRPIKSQHTASLECHAIRALMHLYQKVATSTMSCYLLDTTQAGTVGDMLEKIRSRHQCVGAGENYGPWRLIGLPEHLGPAVKELEEKLGGHVFKEEDKQRIVYPEDFNTGAAEVGAAGEATCPICMDIFTNKEKLSCTHEFCKECLRRSVETMGPSCPVCKDVYGKVEGDQPDGTMKHTISYTNLPGFTQCDTIVINYDIPDGKQTKKHPNPGKHFYGTKRMAYLPNNMEGNEVLKLLKKAFNQRLIFTVGISRTTGAENVVTWNDIHHKTNIEGGAQNFGYPDHDYLRRVKDELKAKGIK; encoded by the exons atg GACCTGTATTTGACAGATGATGAATCTGACAAAGGACTGGATACACCACCCCAG GGCACAGATCTGTATCGGTCAAAGGAGGAGATGAGTCTGGATCCTCCTGCTGGAGGAGCTGCTGGCTCTAATAAagacagacaatcacagagagaTCAGCATTCTCCCATCAACTCCCAAAGGACTCAAGATGTG GATCTGAATCAAGCTAAGGTTGAAGAGAGAAAGCAGCCATCAGCATCTCCAGATGAGGCTACAGTCTACGTCACTGTGAAGTGGCCTAGGAAAGACCTTCCACCAAAATGGAAATCTACACTAGAGAAAACTCTCCAGTCATGGCTCAATAAAGACTTTGGTGATAAGACTACAGATTGTACCTTGAAAGGTCTTTATTACAATGGGTCATGGGCTGAGGTCAAGATAAGTCCCTCAACAG ATCTAAAAGTACTTCTGAATCGGAGGGCAACACAGATGACCTTCAAAGACGAGGCCAAGACAACCGCTACTGTGCAGTTTCACAAAACTGCACCATCTACACCCTGGAACCAATCAGACTGTAAACCTAGCTCAATAGATGGCTCTCCTCCAACATCACACACTCCACAGGAT GTCAAACTCCCAGTGACTGTACATACTATCATTGATCTCAGTGGCATCCCACATGAAGCACAGGTTTCCCTTCAGACCAGGTTCAGTCAGTACCGCACTTATCACTCACTGACCTTTACTGGGAACTTTGAGGAAGGGGAGAAGTTCTACAGAGAGGTGCACAAGGTCATCAAGGAAGCTGAGGCTGGGCCAGCAGGTGATTGGAATGGTTTAGCAGTGACAGCAAGCATGACTCACAAGGGAATGAACACCCATGAAGCCCCTGGGCAAAAGGAAATGAGATTTCCAGTCCCACTGACCCTCTTTGGGTACATGAACCAGGCCTACCAGAAGGAGATGGAGGACATAGAGAAAAGAAATGGAGTCAAAATCAATGCAGATGTGAAGGTGTCCATCAAAGAAGATTCAGCGAAAACAGGTAGAGATTTTCTGCTGCCCGAAGCCTACCAGGAGTTAATTGACCTCTTCCAGAAGTGTGCAGGTGATTTTGACAGCATCTCCGCACATCTGCCACACATGAATCTAGAAGACCTCCAGAATACGCTGAAGAACATCCAGAATGAGGAGTCCAGGCTGGTGCTGAACGTGTCCGCCAACAGTTGCAATGTGTTTGGGCCGAAGCAGAGCATGGTAGCAGTCGGGAAGGCTTTTGGGGTGGGCCACAGCTCCACAGTGAAGACCTTCGGAATGGATCACAGCTCCACAGATGAGGCCTTTGGATCTGGAAGGAGATCTACAGAGATTCCACAGAAGATTGTGCTTGACATCAAAGACCCACTGGTGTCAAGTGGGCTGTCCATGGACCCAGCCCACTGGGAgctgattaaaaaaatatttgatgaaaAAATAAAAGCAATCCAAAATAAATTTGGAGTAGTTTTCATGAATAATCCCTCTCAGGGGAAGGTCAGAGTGACAACCAGACCTATCAAGTCCCAACACACTGCCTCTCTGGAATGCCACGCCATCAGAGCTCTCATGCACCTCTACCAGAAGGTTGCCACGTCAACAATGAGCTGCTACCTGCTAGACACTACCCAGGCAGGGACTGTGGGGGATATGCTGGAGAAGATCCGCTCTCGACACCAATGTGTTGGGGCAGGAGAAAACTACGGTCCCTGGAGGCTGATTGGCCTACCGGAGCATTTAGGCCCTGCTGTCAAAGAGCTTGAAGAGAAGCTGGGTGGGCATGTGTTTAAAGAGGAAGACAAGCAGAGGATTGTGTATCCTGAAGACTTCAACACAGGAGCAGCtgaggtgggagcagctggagaagCGACATGCCCCATAtgcatggatatatttaccaacAAGGAGAAGTTGTCGTGCACCCATGAGTTTTGTAAAGAGTGTCTGAGGCGGTCAGTGGAAACCATGGGCCCCAGCTGTCCTGTGTGTAAGGATGTGTACGGGAAGGTGGAGGGAGACCAGCCTGATGGAACAATGAAACACACTATTTCTTACACCAACCTACCTGGATTCACTCAATGTGACACGATAGTTATCAACTATGATATTCCAGATGGAAAACAGACG AAGAAACATCCCAACCCTGGAAAGCACTTCTATGGGACCAAAAGAATGGCTTATCTACCCAATAACATGGAGGGGAATGAGGTCCTGAAGCTGCTGAAGAAAGCATTTAATCAGAGGCTGATTTTCACAGTTGGGATCTCCAGAACCACTGGGGCAGAGAATGTAGTGACCTGGAATGACATTCACCACAAAACCAACATCGAAGGAGGGGCACAAAA TTTCGGCTATCCTGACCATGACTACCTGAGAAGAGTGAAGGATGAGCTGAAAGCCAAAGGCATCAAATGA
- the LOC139535873 gene encoding E3 ubiquitin-protein ligase DTX3L-like isoform X4, which produces MAENDVDMVEVGDNNGTDLYRSKEEMSLDPPAGGAAGSNKDRQSQRDQHSPINSQRTQDVDLNQAKVEERKQPSASPDEATVYVTVKWPRKDLPPKWKSTLEKTLQSWLNKDFGDKTTDCTLKGLYYNGSWAEVKISPSTDLKVLLNRRATQMTFKDEAKTTATVQFHKTAPSTPWNQSDCKPSSIDGSPPTSHTPQDVKLPVTVHTIIDLSGIPHEAQVSLQTRFSQYRTYHSLTFTGNFEEGEKFYREVHKVIKEAEAGPAGDWNGLAVTASMTHKGMNTHEAPGQKEMRFPVPLTLFGYMNQAYQKEMEDIEKRNGVKINADVKVSIKEDSAKTGRDFLLPEAYQELIDLFQKCAGDFDSISAHLPHMNLEDLQNTLKNIQNEESRLVLNVSANSCNVFGPKQSMVAVGKAFGVGHSSTVKTFGMDHSSTDEAFGSGRRSTEIPQKIVLDIKDPLVSSGLSMDPAHWELIKKIFDEKIKAIQNKFGVVFMNNPSQGKVRVTTRPIKSQHTASLECHAIRALMHLYQKVATSTMSCYLLDTTQAGTVGDMLEKIRSRHQCVGAGENYGPWRLIGLPEHLGPAVKELEEKLGGHVFKEEDKQRIVYPEDFNTGAAEVGAAGEATCPICMDIFTNKEKLSCTHEFCKECLRRSVETMGPSCPVCKDVYGKVEGDQPDGTMKHTISYTNLPGFTQCDTIVINYDIPDGKQTKKHPNPGKHFYGTKRMAYLPNNMEGNEVLKLLKKAFNQRLIFTVGISRTTGAENVVTWNDIHHKTNIEGGAQNFGYPDHDYLRRVKDELKAKGIK; this is translated from the exons ATGGCAGAAAATGACGTTGACATGGTGGAAGTGGGTGATAATAAT GGCACAGATCTGTATCGGTCAAAGGAGGAGATGAGTCTGGATCCTCCTGCTGGAGGAGCTGCTGGCTCTAATAAagacagacaatcacagagagaTCAGCATTCTCCCATCAACTCCCAAAGGACTCAAGATGTG GATCTGAATCAAGCTAAGGTTGAAGAGAGAAAGCAGCCATCAGCATCTCCAGATGAGGCTACAGTCTACGTCACTGTGAAGTGGCCTAGGAAAGACCTTCCACCAAAATGGAAATCTACACTAGAGAAAACTCTCCAGTCATGGCTCAATAAAGACTTTGGTGATAAGACTACAGATTGTACCTTGAAAGGTCTTTATTACAATGGGTCATGGGCTGAGGTCAAGATAAGTCCCTCAACAG ATCTAAAAGTACTTCTGAATCGGAGGGCAACACAGATGACCTTCAAAGACGAGGCCAAGACAACCGCTACTGTGCAGTTTCACAAAACTGCACCATCTACACCCTGGAACCAATCAGACTGTAAACCTAGCTCAATAGATGGCTCTCCTCCAACATCACACACTCCACAGGAT GTCAAACTCCCAGTGACTGTACATACTATCATTGATCTCAGTGGCATCCCACATGAAGCACAGGTTTCCCTTCAGACCAGGTTCAGTCAGTACCGCACTTATCACTCACTGACCTTTACTGGGAACTTTGAGGAAGGGGAGAAGTTCTACAGAGAGGTGCACAAGGTCATCAAGGAAGCTGAGGCTGGGCCAGCAGGTGATTGGAATGGTTTAGCAGTGACAGCAAGCATGACTCACAAGGGAATGAACACCCATGAAGCCCCTGGGCAAAAGGAAATGAGATTTCCAGTCCCACTGACCCTCTTTGGGTACATGAACCAGGCCTACCAGAAGGAGATGGAGGACATAGAGAAAAGAAATGGAGTCAAAATCAATGCAGATGTGAAGGTGTCCATCAAAGAAGATTCAGCGAAAACAGGTAGAGATTTTCTGCTGCCCGAAGCCTACCAGGAGTTAATTGACCTCTTCCAGAAGTGTGCAGGTGATTTTGACAGCATCTCCGCACATCTGCCACACATGAATCTAGAAGACCTCCAGAATACGCTGAAGAACATCCAGAATGAGGAGTCCAGGCTGGTGCTGAACGTGTCCGCCAACAGTTGCAATGTGTTTGGGCCGAAGCAGAGCATGGTAGCAGTCGGGAAGGCTTTTGGGGTGGGCCACAGCTCCACAGTGAAGACCTTCGGAATGGATCACAGCTCCACAGATGAGGCCTTTGGATCTGGAAGGAGATCTACAGAGATTCCACAGAAGATTGTGCTTGACATCAAAGACCCACTGGTGTCAAGTGGGCTGTCCATGGACCCAGCCCACTGGGAgctgattaaaaaaatatttgatgaaaAAATAAAAGCAATCCAAAATAAATTTGGAGTAGTTTTCATGAATAATCCCTCTCAGGGGAAGGTCAGAGTGACAACCAGACCTATCAAGTCCCAACACACTGCCTCTCTGGAATGCCACGCCATCAGAGCTCTCATGCACCTCTACCAGAAGGTTGCCACGTCAACAATGAGCTGCTACCTGCTAGACACTACCCAGGCAGGGACTGTGGGGGATATGCTGGAGAAGATCCGCTCTCGACACCAATGTGTTGGGGCAGGAGAAAACTACGGTCCCTGGAGGCTGATTGGCCTACCGGAGCATTTAGGCCCTGCTGTCAAAGAGCTTGAAGAGAAGCTGGGTGGGCATGTGTTTAAAGAGGAAGACAAGCAGAGGATTGTGTATCCTGAAGACTTCAACACAGGAGCAGCtgaggtgggagcagctggagaagCGACATGCCCCATAtgcatggatatatttaccaacAAGGAGAAGTTGTCGTGCACCCATGAGTTTTGTAAAGAGTGTCTGAGGCGGTCAGTGGAAACCATGGGCCCCAGCTGTCCTGTGTGTAAGGATGTGTACGGGAAGGTGGAGGGAGACCAGCCTGATGGAACAATGAAACACACTATTTCTTACACCAACCTACCTGGATTCACTCAATGTGACACGATAGTTATCAACTATGATATTCCAGATGGAAAACAGACG AAGAAACATCCCAACCCTGGAAAGCACTTCTATGGGACCAAAAGAATGGCTTATCTACCCAATAACATGGAGGGGAATGAGGTCCTGAAGCTGCTGAAGAAAGCATTTAATCAGAGGCTGATTTTCACAGTTGGGATCTCCAGAACCACTGGGGCAGAGAATGTAGTGACCTGGAATGACATTCACCACAAAACCAACATCGAAGGAGGGGCACAAAA TTTCGGCTATCCTGACCATGACTACCTGAGAAGAGTGAAGGATGAGCTGAAAGCCAAAGGCATCAAATGA